The following are encoded together in the Eptesicus fuscus isolate TK198812 chromosome 16, DD_ASM_mEF_20220401, whole genome shotgun sequence genome:
- the EIF2B4 gene encoding translation initiation factor eIF-2B subunit delta isoform X2 produces the protein MPTHRPAAPRTSPLKRSRSLSGSLCALFSDADSASGMKAELSPRPGAAGREMTQEEKLQLRKEKKQQKKKRKEEKGAEQETGSAVSATQCQGPAKELPGPGSQLGTAGEKVPAGRSKAELRAERRAKQEAERALKLARKGEQGAPPPQSCPSTAGESPSGVKRLPEHTQADDPTLLRRLVKKPERQQVPTRKDYGSKVSLFSHLPQYSRQNSLTQCMSIPSSVIHPAMVRLGLQYSQGLVSGSNARCIALLRALQQVIQDYTTPPNEELSRDLVNKLKPYFSFLNQCRPLSASMYNAIKFLNKEITGVSGSKREEEAKSELRVAIDRYVQEKIVLAAQAISRFAYKKISDGDVILVYGCSSLVSRILQEAWIEGRRFRVVVVDSRPRLEGKHMLRSLVRAGVPASYLLIPAASYVLPEVSKVLLGAHALLANGSVMSRVGTAQLALVARAHNVPVLVCCETYKFCERVQTDAFVSNELDDPDDLLCERGEHVALANWQNHPSLRLLNLVYDVTPPELVDLVITELGMIPCSSVPVVLRVKSSDQ, from the exons ATGCCGACCCACCGGCCAGCTGCGCCCCGTACGAGTCCCCTCAAACGCTCCCGGAGCCTCTCCGGGTCACTCTGTGCCCTGTTTTCTGATGCAGACTCGGCATCTGGGATGAAGGCGGAGCTTTCTCCTCGGCCTGGG GCAGCAGGGAGGGAGATGACCCAAGAAGAGAAACTGCAGCTTcggaaggaaaagaaacagcagAAGAAGAAACggaaggaggaaaagggggcAGAACAAGAAACTGGTTCTGCTGTATCCGCAACCCAGTGTCAAG GCCCAGCCAAGGAGCTGCCAGGACCTGGCAGCCAGTTGGGTACGGCTGGAGAGAAAGTGCCAGCTGGTCGGAGTAAAGCGGAACTTCGTGCGGAGCGGCGAGCCAAGCAGGAGGCTGAGCGGGCCCTGAAACTGGCGAGAAAAGGTGAACAGGGAGCACCGCCGCCTCAGTCCTGCCCCAGCACAGCGGGCGAAAGCCCCTCAG GAGTGAAACGTCTCCCTGAGCACACTCAGGCTGATGACCCCACACTTCTGAGGAGGCTCGTTAAAAAACCAGAGCGACAGCAG GTTCCTACACGAAAAGATTATGGATCCAAAGTCAGTCTCTTCTCCCACCTACCCCAGTACAGCAGACAAAACTCTCTGACCCAGTGTATGAG CATCCCATCCTCTGTGATCCACCCAGCCATGGTGCGCCTCGGCCTGCAGTATTCCCAGGGCCTGGTCAGTGGCTCCAATGCCCGGTGTATTGCCCTGCTTCGTGCCTTGCAGCAG GTGATTCAGGATTACACAACACCACCAAATGAAGAACTCTCAAGGGATCTAGTCAATAAACTAAAGCCCTATTTCAG CTTCCTGAATCAGTGCCGCCCCCTGTCGGCAAGTATGTACAACGCCATCAAGTTCCTTAACAAGGAGATCACGGGTGTGAGCGGCTCCAAGCGGGAAGAGGAG GCCAAGTCAGAACTTCGAGTAGCTATTGATCGGTATGTGCAAGAGAAGATTGTGCTTGCAGCTCAGGCAATCTCACGCTTTGCTTATAAGAAGATCAGTGATGGGGATGTGATCCTGGTATATGGATG CTCATCTCTGGTATCACGAATTCTTCAGGAGGCTTGGATTGAGGGCCGGCGATTTCGGGTAGTAGTGGTGGATAGCCGGCCACGGCTGGAGGGAAAGCACATGCTACGCTCTCTGGTCCGTGCTGGAGTCCCTGCCTCCTACCTGCTGATTCCTGCGGCCTCCTATGTGCTCCCAGAG GTTTCTAAGGTGCTATTGGGAGCTCATGCACTCCTGGCCAATGGATCCGTGATGTCACGGGTAGGGACAGCACAGCTGGCCCTGGTGGCACGAGCCCATAATGTGCCAGTACTGGTCTGCTGTGAAACATACAAGTTTTGTGAGCGTGTGCAGACTGATGCCTTTGTCTCTAATGAGCTAG ATGACCCTGACGATCTGCTGTGTGAGCGAGGAGAACATGTGGCACTAGCTAACTGGCAGAACCACCCGTCCCTACGGTTATTGAATCTGGTCTATGATGTGACTCCCCCAGAGCTCGTGGATCTGGTGATCACAGAGCTGGGGATGATCCCCTGCAGTTCTGTACCTGTTGTCCTACGAGTCAAGAGTAGTGACCAGTGA
- the EIF2B4 gene encoding translation initiation factor eIF-2B subunit delta isoform X1 — MPTHRPAAPRTSPLKRSRSLSGSLCALFSDADSASGMKAELSPRPGAAGREMTQEEKLQLRKEKKQQKKKRKEEKGAEQETGSAVSATQCQVGPAKELPGPGSQLGTAGEKVPAGRSKAELRAERRAKQEAERALKLARKGEQGAPPPQSCPSTAGESPSGVKRLPEHTQADDPTLLRRLVKKPERQQVPTRKDYGSKVSLFSHLPQYSRQNSLTQCMSIPSSVIHPAMVRLGLQYSQGLVSGSNARCIALLRALQQVIQDYTTPPNEELSRDLVNKLKPYFSFLNQCRPLSASMYNAIKFLNKEITGVSGSKREEEAKSELRVAIDRYVQEKIVLAAQAISRFAYKKISDGDVILVYGCSSLVSRILQEAWIEGRRFRVVVVDSRPRLEGKHMLRSLVRAGVPASYLLIPAASYVLPEVSKVLLGAHALLANGSVMSRVGTAQLALVARAHNVPVLVCCETYKFCERVQTDAFVSNELDDPDDLLCERGEHVALANWQNHPSLRLLNLVYDVTPPELVDLVITELGMIPCSSVPVVLRVKSSDQ; from the exons ATGCCGACCCACCGGCCAGCTGCGCCCCGTACGAGTCCCCTCAAACGCTCCCGGAGCCTCTCCGGGTCACTCTGTGCCCTGTTTTCTGATGCAGACTCGGCATCTGGGATGAAGGCGGAGCTTTCTCCTCGGCCTGGG GCAGCAGGGAGGGAGATGACCCAAGAAGAGAAACTGCAGCTTcggaaggaaaagaaacagcagAAGAAGAAACggaaggaggaaaagggggcAGAACAAGAAACTGGTTCTGCTGTATCCGCAACCCAGTGTCAAG TAGGCCCAGCCAAGGAGCTGCCAGGACCTGGCAGCCAGTTGGGTACGGCTGGAGAGAAAGTGCCAGCTGGTCGGAGTAAAGCGGAACTTCGTGCGGAGCGGCGAGCCAAGCAGGAGGCTGAGCGGGCCCTGAAACTGGCGAGAAAAGGTGAACAGGGAGCACCGCCGCCTCAGTCCTGCCCCAGCACAGCGGGCGAAAGCCCCTCAG GAGTGAAACGTCTCCCTGAGCACACTCAGGCTGATGACCCCACACTTCTGAGGAGGCTCGTTAAAAAACCAGAGCGACAGCAG GTTCCTACACGAAAAGATTATGGATCCAAAGTCAGTCTCTTCTCCCACCTACCCCAGTACAGCAGACAAAACTCTCTGACCCAGTGTATGAG CATCCCATCCTCTGTGATCCACCCAGCCATGGTGCGCCTCGGCCTGCAGTATTCCCAGGGCCTGGTCAGTGGCTCCAATGCCCGGTGTATTGCCCTGCTTCGTGCCTTGCAGCAG GTGATTCAGGATTACACAACACCACCAAATGAAGAACTCTCAAGGGATCTAGTCAATAAACTAAAGCCCTATTTCAG CTTCCTGAATCAGTGCCGCCCCCTGTCGGCAAGTATGTACAACGCCATCAAGTTCCTTAACAAGGAGATCACGGGTGTGAGCGGCTCCAAGCGGGAAGAGGAG GCCAAGTCAGAACTTCGAGTAGCTATTGATCGGTATGTGCAAGAGAAGATTGTGCTTGCAGCTCAGGCAATCTCACGCTTTGCTTATAAGAAGATCAGTGATGGGGATGTGATCCTGGTATATGGATG CTCATCTCTGGTATCACGAATTCTTCAGGAGGCTTGGATTGAGGGCCGGCGATTTCGGGTAGTAGTGGTGGATAGCCGGCCACGGCTGGAGGGAAAGCACATGCTACGCTCTCTGGTCCGTGCTGGAGTCCCTGCCTCCTACCTGCTGATTCCTGCGGCCTCCTATGTGCTCCCAGAG GTTTCTAAGGTGCTATTGGGAGCTCATGCACTCCTGGCCAATGGATCCGTGATGTCACGGGTAGGGACAGCACAGCTGGCCCTGGTGGCACGAGCCCATAATGTGCCAGTACTGGTCTGCTGTGAAACATACAAGTTTTGTGAGCGTGTGCAGACTGATGCCTTTGTCTCTAATGAGCTAG ATGACCCTGACGATCTGCTGTGTGAGCGAGGAGAACATGTGGCACTAGCTAACTGGCAGAACCACCCGTCCCTACGGTTATTGAATCTGGTCTATGATGTGACTCCCCCAGAGCTCGTGGATCTGGTGATCACAGAGCTGGGGATGATCCCCTGCAGTTCTGTACCTGTTGTCCTACGAGTCAAGAGTAGTGACCAGTGA
- the EIF2B4 gene encoding translation initiation factor eIF-2B subunit delta isoform X3: MAAAAVAVRKDSASGMKAELSPRPGAAGREMTQEEKLQLRKEKKQQKKKRKEEKGAEQETGSAVSATQCQVGPAKELPGPGSQLGTAGEKVPAGRSKAELRAERRAKQEAERALKLARKGEQGAPPPQSCPSTAGESPSGVKRLPEHTQADDPTLLRRLVKKPERQQVPTRKDYGSKVSLFSHLPQYSRQNSLTQCMSIPSSVIHPAMVRLGLQYSQGLVSGSNARCIALLRALQQVIQDYTTPPNEELSRDLVNKLKPYFSFLNQCRPLSASMYNAIKFLNKEITGVSGSKREEEAKSELRVAIDRYVQEKIVLAAQAISRFAYKKISDGDVILVYGCSSLVSRILQEAWIEGRRFRVVVVDSRPRLEGKHMLRSLVRAGVPASYLLIPAASYVLPEVSKVLLGAHALLANGSVMSRVGTAQLALVARAHNVPVLVCCETYKFCERVQTDAFVSNELDDPDDLLCERGEHVALANWQNHPSLRLLNLVYDVTPPELVDLVITELGMIPCSSVPVVLRVKSSDQ; encoded by the exons ATGGCTGCCGCGGCTGTGGCTGTGCGCAAGG ACTCGGCATCTGGGATGAAGGCGGAGCTTTCTCCTCGGCCTGGG GCAGCAGGGAGGGAGATGACCCAAGAAGAGAAACTGCAGCTTcggaaggaaaagaaacagcagAAGAAGAAACggaaggaggaaaagggggcAGAACAAGAAACTGGTTCTGCTGTATCCGCAACCCAGTGTCAAG TAGGCCCAGCCAAGGAGCTGCCAGGACCTGGCAGCCAGTTGGGTACGGCTGGAGAGAAAGTGCCAGCTGGTCGGAGTAAAGCGGAACTTCGTGCGGAGCGGCGAGCCAAGCAGGAGGCTGAGCGGGCCCTGAAACTGGCGAGAAAAGGTGAACAGGGAGCACCGCCGCCTCAGTCCTGCCCCAGCACAGCGGGCGAAAGCCCCTCAG GAGTGAAACGTCTCCCTGAGCACACTCAGGCTGATGACCCCACACTTCTGAGGAGGCTCGTTAAAAAACCAGAGCGACAGCAG GTTCCTACACGAAAAGATTATGGATCCAAAGTCAGTCTCTTCTCCCACCTACCCCAGTACAGCAGACAAAACTCTCTGACCCAGTGTATGAG CATCCCATCCTCTGTGATCCACCCAGCCATGGTGCGCCTCGGCCTGCAGTATTCCCAGGGCCTGGTCAGTGGCTCCAATGCCCGGTGTATTGCCCTGCTTCGTGCCTTGCAGCAG GTGATTCAGGATTACACAACACCACCAAATGAAGAACTCTCAAGGGATCTAGTCAATAAACTAAAGCCCTATTTCAG CTTCCTGAATCAGTGCCGCCCCCTGTCGGCAAGTATGTACAACGCCATCAAGTTCCTTAACAAGGAGATCACGGGTGTGAGCGGCTCCAAGCGGGAAGAGGAG GCCAAGTCAGAACTTCGAGTAGCTATTGATCGGTATGTGCAAGAGAAGATTGTGCTTGCAGCTCAGGCAATCTCACGCTTTGCTTATAAGAAGATCAGTGATGGGGATGTGATCCTGGTATATGGATG CTCATCTCTGGTATCACGAATTCTTCAGGAGGCTTGGATTGAGGGCCGGCGATTTCGGGTAGTAGTGGTGGATAGCCGGCCACGGCTGGAGGGAAAGCACATGCTACGCTCTCTGGTCCGTGCTGGAGTCCCTGCCTCCTACCTGCTGATTCCTGCGGCCTCCTATGTGCTCCCAGAG GTTTCTAAGGTGCTATTGGGAGCTCATGCACTCCTGGCCAATGGATCCGTGATGTCACGGGTAGGGACAGCACAGCTGGCCCTGGTGGCACGAGCCCATAATGTGCCAGTACTGGTCTGCTGTGAAACATACAAGTTTTGTGAGCGTGTGCAGACTGATGCCTTTGTCTCTAATGAGCTAG ATGACCCTGACGATCTGCTGTGTGAGCGAGGAGAACATGTGGCACTAGCTAACTGGCAGAACCACCCGTCCCTACGGTTATTGAATCTGGTCTATGATGTGACTCCCCCAGAGCTCGTGGATCTGGTGATCACAGAGCTGGGGATGATCCCCTGCAGTTCTGTACCTGTTGTCCTACGAGTCAAGAGTAGTGACCAGTGA
- the EIF2B4 gene encoding translation initiation factor eIF-2B subunit delta isoform X4 → MAAAAVAVRKDSASGMKAELSPRPGAAGREMTQEEKLQLRKEKKQQKKKRKEEKGAEQETGSAVSATQCQGPAKELPGPGSQLGTAGEKVPAGRSKAELRAERRAKQEAERALKLARKGEQGAPPPQSCPSTAGESPSGVKRLPEHTQADDPTLLRRLVKKPERQQVPTRKDYGSKVSLFSHLPQYSRQNSLTQCMSIPSSVIHPAMVRLGLQYSQGLVSGSNARCIALLRALQQVIQDYTTPPNEELSRDLVNKLKPYFSFLNQCRPLSASMYNAIKFLNKEITGVSGSKREEEAKSELRVAIDRYVQEKIVLAAQAISRFAYKKISDGDVILVYGCSSLVSRILQEAWIEGRRFRVVVVDSRPRLEGKHMLRSLVRAGVPASYLLIPAASYVLPEVSKVLLGAHALLANGSVMSRVGTAQLALVARAHNVPVLVCCETYKFCERVQTDAFVSNELDDPDDLLCERGEHVALANWQNHPSLRLLNLVYDVTPPELVDLVITELGMIPCSSVPVVLRVKSSDQ, encoded by the exons ATGGCTGCCGCGGCTGTGGCTGTGCGCAAGG ACTCGGCATCTGGGATGAAGGCGGAGCTTTCTCCTCGGCCTGGG GCAGCAGGGAGGGAGATGACCCAAGAAGAGAAACTGCAGCTTcggaaggaaaagaaacagcagAAGAAGAAACggaaggaggaaaagggggcAGAACAAGAAACTGGTTCTGCTGTATCCGCAACCCAGTGTCAAG GCCCAGCCAAGGAGCTGCCAGGACCTGGCAGCCAGTTGGGTACGGCTGGAGAGAAAGTGCCAGCTGGTCGGAGTAAAGCGGAACTTCGTGCGGAGCGGCGAGCCAAGCAGGAGGCTGAGCGGGCCCTGAAACTGGCGAGAAAAGGTGAACAGGGAGCACCGCCGCCTCAGTCCTGCCCCAGCACAGCGGGCGAAAGCCCCTCAG GAGTGAAACGTCTCCCTGAGCACACTCAGGCTGATGACCCCACACTTCTGAGGAGGCTCGTTAAAAAACCAGAGCGACAGCAG GTTCCTACACGAAAAGATTATGGATCCAAAGTCAGTCTCTTCTCCCACCTACCCCAGTACAGCAGACAAAACTCTCTGACCCAGTGTATGAG CATCCCATCCTCTGTGATCCACCCAGCCATGGTGCGCCTCGGCCTGCAGTATTCCCAGGGCCTGGTCAGTGGCTCCAATGCCCGGTGTATTGCCCTGCTTCGTGCCTTGCAGCAG GTGATTCAGGATTACACAACACCACCAAATGAAGAACTCTCAAGGGATCTAGTCAATAAACTAAAGCCCTATTTCAG CTTCCTGAATCAGTGCCGCCCCCTGTCGGCAAGTATGTACAACGCCATCAAGTTCCTTAACAAGGAGATCACGGGTGTGAGCGGCTCCAAGCGGGAAGAGGAG GCCAAGTCAGAACTTCGAGTAGCTATTGATCGGTATGTGCAAGAGAAGATTGTGCTTGCAGCTCAGGCAATCTCACGCTTTGCTTATAAGAAGATCAGTGATGGGGATGTGATCCTGGTATATGGATG CTCATCTCTGGTATCACGAATTCTTCAGGAGGCTTGGATTGAGGGCCGGCGATTTCGGGTAGTAGTGGTGGATAGCCGGCCACGGCTGGAGGGAAAGCACATGCTACGCTCTCTGGTCCGTGCTGGAGTCCCTGCCTCCTACCTGCTGATTCCTGCGGCCTCCTATGTGCTCCCAGAG GTTTCTAAGGTGCTATTGGGAGCTCATGCACTCCTGGCCAATGGATCCGTGATGTCACGGGTAGGGACAGCACAGCTGGCCCTGGTGGCACGAGCCCATAATGTGCCAGTACTGGTCTGCTGTGAAACATACAAGTTTTGTGAGCGTGTGCAGACTGATGCCTTTGTCTCTAATGAGCTAG ATGACCCTGACGATCTGCTGTGTGAGCGAGGAGAACATGTGGCACTAGCTAACTGGCAGAACCACCCGTCCCTACGGTTATTGAATCTGGTCTATGATGTGACTCCCCCAGAGCTCGTGGATCTGGTGATCACAGAGCTGGGGATGATCCCCTGCAGTTCTGTACCTGTTGTCCTACGAGTCAAGAGTAGTGACCAGTGA
- the EIF2B4 gene encoding translation initiation factor eIF-2B subunit delta isoform X5 — MTQEEKLQLRKEKKQQKKKRKEEKGAEQETGSAVSATQCQVGPAKELPGPGSQLGTAGEKVPAGRSKAELRAERRAKQEAERALKLARKGEQGAPPPQSCPSTAGESPSGVKRLPEHTQADDPTLLRRLVKKPERQQVPTRKDYGSKVSLFSHLPQYSRQNSLTQCMSIPSSVIHPAMVRLGLQYSQGLVSGSNARCIALLRALQQVIQDYTTPPNEELSRDLVNKLKPYFSFLNQCRPLSASMYNAIKFLNKEITGVSGSKREEEAKSELRVAIDRYVQEKIVLAAQAISRFAYKKISDGDVILVYGCSSLVSRILQEAWIEGRRFRVVVVDSRPRLEGKHMLRSLVRAGVPASYLLIPAASYVLPEVSKVLLGAHALLANGSVMSRVGTAQLALVARAHNVPVLVCCETYKFCERVQTDAFVSNELDDPDDLLCERGEHVALANWQNHPSLRLLNLVYDVTPPELVDLVITELGMIPCSSVPVVLRVKSSDQ; from the exons ATGACCCAAGAAGAGAAACTGCAGCTTcggaaggaaaagaaacagcagAAGAAGAAACggaaggaggaaaagggggcAGAACAAGAAACTGGTTCTGCTGTATCCGCAACCCAGTGTCAAG TAGGCCCAGCCAAGGAGCTGCCAGGACCTGGCAGCCAGTTGGGTACGGCTGGAGAGAAAGTGCCAGCTGGTCGGAGTAAAGCGGAACTTCGTGCGGAGCGGCGAGCCAAGCAGGAGGCTGAGCGGGCCCTGAAACTGGCGAGAAAAGGTGAACAGGGAGCACCGCCGCCTCAGTCCTGCCCCAGCACAGCGGGCGAAAGCCCCTCAG GAGTGAAACGTCTCCCTGAGCACACTCAGGCTGATGACCCCACACTTCTGAGGAGGCTCGTTAAAAAACCAGAGCGACAGCAG GTTCCTACACGAAAAGATTATGGATCCAAAGTCAGTCTCTTCTCCCACCTACCCCAGTACAGCAGACAAAACTCTCTGACCCAGTGTATGAG CATCCCATCCTCTGTGATCCACCCAGCCATGGTGCGCCTCGGCCTGCAGTATTCCCAGGGCCTGGTCAGTGGCTCCAATGCCCGGTGTATTGCCCTGCTTCGTGCCTTGCAGCAG GTGATTCAGGATTACACAACACCACCAAATGAAGAACTCTCAAGGGATCTAGTCAATAAACTAAAGCCCTATTTCAG CTTCCTGAATCAGTGCCGCCCCCTGTCGGCAAGTATGTACAACGCCATCAAGTTCCTTAACAAGGAGATCACGGGTGTGAGCGGCTCCAAGCGGGAAGAGGAG GCCAAGTCAGAACTTCGAGTAGCTATTGATCGGTATGTGCAAGAGAAGATTGTGCTTGCAGCTCAGGCAATCTCACGCTTTGCTTATAAGAAGATCAGTGATGGGGATGTGATCCTGGTATATGGATG CTCATCTCTGGTATCACGAATTCTTCAGGAGGCTTGGATTGAGGGCCGGCGATTTCGGGTAGTAGTGGTGGATAGCCGGCCACGGCTGGAGGGAAAGCACATGCTACGCTCTCTGGTCCGTGCTGGAGTCCCTGCCTCCTACCTGCTGATTCCTGCGGCCTCCTATGTGCTCCCAGAG GTTTCTAAGGTGCTATTGGGAGCTCATGCACTCCTGGCCAATGGATCCGTGATGTCACGGGTAGGGACAGCACAGCTGGCCCTGGTGGCACGAGCCCATAATGTGCCAGTACTGGTCTGCTGTGAAACATACAAGTTTTGTGAGCGTGTGCAGACTGATGCCTTTGTCTCTAATGAGCTAG ATGACCCTGACGATCTGCTGTGTGAGCGAGGAGAACATGTGGCACTAGCTAACTGGCAGAACCACCCGTCCCTACGGTTATTGAATCTGGTCTATGATGTGACTCCCCCAGAGCTCGTGGATCTGGTGATCACAGAGCTGGGGATGATCCCCTGCAGTTCTGTACCTGTTGTCCTACGAGTCAAGAGTAGTGACCAGTGA
- the SNX17 gene encoding sorting nexin-17 has translation MHFSIPETESRSGDSGGSAYVAYNIHVNGVLHCRVRYSQLLGLHEQLRKEYGANVLPAFPPKKLFSLTPAEVEQRREQLEKYMQAVRQDPLLGSSETFNSFLRRAQQETQQVPTEEVSLEVLLSNGQKVLVNVLTSDQTEDVLEAVAAKLDLPDDLIGYFSLFLVREKEDGAFSFVRKLQEFELPYVSVTSLRSQEYKIVLRKSYWDSAYDDDVMENRVGLNLLYAQTVSDIERGWILVTKEQHRQLKSLQEKVSKKEFLRLAQTLRHYGYLRFDACVADFPEKDCPVVVSAGNSELSLQLRLPGQQLREGSFRVTRMRCWRVTSSVPLPSGGTSSPGRGRGEVRLELAFEYLMSKDRLQWVTITSPQAIMMSICLQSMVDELMVKKSGGSIRKMLRRRVGGTLRRSDSQQVVKSPPLLESPDASRESMAKLSSKLSAVSLRGIGSPSTDASASDVHGNFAFEGIGDEDL, from the exons ATGCACTTTTCCATTCCTGAAACCGAGTCCCGCAGCGGGGACAGCGGCGGCTCCGCCTACGTG GCCTATAACATTCACGTGAATGGAGTCCTGCACTGTCGGGTGCGCTACAGCCAACTCCTGGGGCTGCACGAGCAG CTTCGGAAGGAGTATGGGGCCAATGTGCTTCCTGCATTTCCCCCAAAGAAGCTCTTCTCTTTGACACCTGCTGAGGTAGAacagaggagagagcagttagagaAGTACATGCAAGCTG TTCGGCAAGACCCATTGCTTGGGAGCAGCGAGACCTTCAATAGTTTCCTGCGTCGAGCTCAACAG GAGACACAGCAGGTCCCCACAGAAGAGGTCTCCTTGGAAGTGCTGCTCAGCAACGGGCAGAAAGTTCTGGTTAATGTGCTAACTTCAGATCAGACTGAAGATGTCCTGGAG GCTGTGGCTGCAAAGCTGGATCTTCCAGATGACTTGATCGGATACTTTAGTCTCTTTCTAGTTCGAGAAAAAGAGGATGGAGCCTTTTCTT TTGTACGGAAGTTGCAAGAGTTCGAGCTGCCTTATGTGTCAGTTACCAGTCTTCGGAGTCAAGAGTATAAGATTGTGCTAAGAAAGAG TTATTGGGACTCTGCCTATGATGATGATGTCATGGAGAACCGAGTTGGCCTGAACCTGCTTTATGCTCAG ACGGTATCAGACATTGAGCGTGGGTGGATCCTGGTGACCAAGGAGCAGCACCGGCAACTCAAATCACTGCAGGAGAAGGTCTCCAAGAAGGAG TTCCTGCGGCTGGCTCAGACGCTGCGGCACTATGGCTACTTGCGCTTCGATGCCTGTGTGGCTGACTTCCCAGAGAAGGACTGTCCAGTAGTGGTGAGCGCAGGCAACAGTGAACTCAGCCTCCAGCTCCGCCTGCCCGGCCAGCAACTCCGCGAGGGCTCCTTCCGGGTTACCCGCATGCGGTGCTGGCGGGTCACCTCCTCT gtGCCATTGCCCAGCGGAGGCACAAGCagcccgggccggggccggggtgaGGTGCGCCTGGAACTGGCTTTTGAATACCTCATGAGCAAGGACCGGCTCCAGTGGGTCACCATCACCAGCCCCCAG GCTATCATGATGAGCATCTGTTTGCAGTCCATGGTAGATGAACTGATGGTGAAGAAATCCGGCGGCAGTATCAGAAAG ATGCTGCGCCGGCGGGTGGGGGGCACCCTGAGACGCTCAGACAGCCAGCAAGTAGTGAAATCCCCACCACTGCTT GAATCACCTGATGCCAGCCGGGAGTCCATGGCCAAACTCTCA AGCAAGCTGAGTGCCGTGAGCTTGCGGGGAATTGGCAGTCCCAGCACAGATGCCAGTGCCAGTGATGTCCATGGCAATTTCGCCTTCGAGGGCATTGGAGATGAGGATCTGTGA